In a single window of the Thermus amyloliquefaciens genome:
- a CDS encoding acyl-CoA thioesterase, with amino-acid sequence MEGFPVSVPIQVRFRDLDALGHVNNAVYLTYLEVARTAYFQRLERDWLEKGHFILARAEVDFLRPIFLEDPVEVGVRVVRLGRSSFDMEYLLRAGGEEAARGKTVQVWLEGGRPAPLPPAIRKRIEALEGRAF; translated from the coding sequence GTGGAGGGTTTTCCCGTATCCGTACCCATACAGGTGCGCTTCCGCGACCTGGATGCCCTGGGGCATGTGAACAACGCCGTCTACCTCACCTACTTGGAGGTGGCCCGCACCGCCTACTTCCAGAGGCTGGAGAGGGACTGGTTGGAAAAGGGGCACTTCATCCTGGCCCGGGCGGAGGTGGATTTCCTGCGACCCATATTCCTGGAGGATCCCGTGGAGGTGGGGGTACGGGTGGTGCGCCTTGGGCGAAGCAGCTTTGACATGGAGTACCTCCTTCGGGCAGGGGGGGAGGAGGCCGCCCGGGGCAAGACGGTCCAGGTCTGGCTGGAAGGGGGGAGGCCCGCCCCTTTGCCCCCGGCCATCCGGAAGCGCATAGAGGCCTTGGAAGGCCGCGCCTTTTAG